GTGTCCGAAACGTTCTAAAATTATTTTTTTGCCGATGTAGCTCAGCTGGCTAGAGCAGCTGATTTGTAATCAGCAGGTCGGGGGTTCGAGTCCCTCCATCGGCTCTTTAAAGTACTATATTGAATGGGGAGATACTCAAGCGGCCAACGAGGGCAGACTGTAAATCTGCTGGTTTCACCTTCGCAGGTTCGAATCCTGCTCTCCCCACTGGTATTAAAGAGTTTAAGCGGGAGTAGCTCAGTTGGTAGAGCATTAGCCTTCCAAGCTAAATGTCGCGAGTTCGAGTCTCGTCTCCCGCTCTACTCTTTACCAAGCCGATGTAGCTCAGGGGTAGAGCGCGTCCTTGGTAAGGACGAGGTCACGGGTTCAATTCCCGTCATTGGCTCATAGATTAGGCATTTTGCAATTGAAAATAAGAATCAAATAATCATTTAAACTACTTAGCAATGGCTAAAGAACAATTTGATCGCTCCAAACCTCACCTTAACATAGGTACCATTGGTCACGTTGACCACGGTAAAACGACGTTGACTGCTGCGATCACCACAGTACTTGCAGGTAAAGGCCTGTCTGAATTGAAATCTTTCGATTCAATCGATAATGCTCCCGAAGAAAAGGAGCGTGGTATTACCATTAATACTTCACACGTTGAGTATCAGACGGCTAACCGTCACTACGCTCACGTTGACTGCCCGGGTCACGCCGATTACGTTAAGAACATGGTAACTGGAGCCGCTCAAATGGATGGTGCTATCTTGGTAGTTGCTGCCACTGACGGTCCTATGCCACAAACGCGTGAGCACATCCTTCTTGGTCGCCAAGTAGGTGTTCCACGTATTGTTGTTTTCATGAACAAAGTGGACATGGTAGATGACGAGGAGCTTCTGGAGCTAGTTGAAATGGAAGTGCGAGAGCTACTTTCTTTCTACGAGTATGACGGAGATAACACTCCTGTAATCATGGGATCTGCACTTGGTGCATTGAACGGAGAAGAGAAGTGGGTTAAGACCGTTGAAGAATTGATGGATGCTGTTGACAGTTGGATCGAAATTCCACCACGTGAAATTGATAAAGATTTCTTGATGCCTGTAGAGGATGTTTTCTCTATCACAGGGCGTGGAACTGTTGCTACAGGTCGTATCGAAACAGGAGTAATTAACTCCGGTGACGAGGTTGACATCGTAGGTATGCAGGTGGAGAAATTGAAATCAGTAGTTACTGGTGTTGAGATGTTCCGTAAAATCCTTAACAGAGGTGAAGCAGGAGATAACGTAGGATTGCTTCTACGTGGAATTGACAAAGCAGCTATCCGTCGAGGTATGGTTATCTCAAAGCCTGGTTCTATCACTCCTCACACTAAATTCAAAGCTGAAATTTACGTGTTGAAGAAAGAAGAAGGTGGACGTCATACTCCATTCCATGATAAATACCGTCCTCAGTTCTACTTCAGAACGACTGACGTAACAGGTGAAATCATTCTTGGCGAGGGCCGTGAAATGGTAATGCCTGGTGATAACGTATCTATCGAGGTAAACTTGATCGTACCTGTAGCGATGGACAAAGGTCTTCGCTTTGCAAT
This portion of the Cryomorphaceae bacterium 1068 genome encodes:
- the tuf gene encoding elongation factor Tu, giving the protein MAKEQFDRSKPHLNIGTIGHVDHGKTTLTAAITTVLAGKGLSELKSFDSIDNAPEEKERGITINTSHVEYQTANRHYAHVDCPGHADYVKNMVTGAAQMDGAILVVAATDGPMPQTREHILLGRQVGVPRIVVFMNKVDMVDDEELLELVEMEVRELLSFYEYDGDNTPVIMGSALGALNGEEKWVKTVEELMDAVDSWIEIPPREIDKDFLMPVEDVFSITGRGTVATGRIETGVINSGDEVDIVGMQVEKLKSVVTGVEMFRKILNRGEAGDNVGLLLRGIDKAAIRRGMVISKPGSITPHTKFKAEIYVLKKEEGGRHTPFHDKYRPQFYFRTTDVTGEIILGEGREMVMPGDNVSIEVNLIVPVAMDKGLRFAIREGGRTVGAGQVTEIIE